From a region of the Dickeya poaceiphila genome:
- a CDS encoding plasmid partitioning/stability family protein yields MMVDDMEKPDTRRKIMFYLSPESSMADRYVCDEIDRMPQGERGKTWRAALLAGFALRKQDSRLPHMLAELLTEHTTFEEMVLVMQAVFPEEMKTFGERRPGPVTKAPTMPEGQRTEAEAKPRDETQENAKAMFNYKAD; encoded by the coding sequence ATGATGGTTGATGATATGGAAAAACCGGACACACGACGCAAAATCATGTTTTATCTCAGTCCTGAAAGCAGCATGGCTGACCGTTATGTCTGCGACGAAATAGACAGAATGCCACAGGGTGAAAGAGGCAAAACATGGCGTGCTGCGCTGCTGGCCGGTTTTGCTCTGCGTAAGCAAGATAGCCGACTGCCACACATGCTTGCGGAACTGCTGACAGAACACACCACATTCGAAGAAATGGTACTGGTCATGCAGGCTGTTTTCCCGGAAGAGATGAAAACCTTCGGAGAACGGAGACCAGGCCCTGTAACCAAGGCTCCAACTATGCCTGAGGGGCAAAGAACGGAGGCTGAAGCAAAGCCTAGGGATGAAACGCAGGAAAATGCCAAAGCGATGTTCAATTACAAAGCTGATTAA
- a CDS encoding conjugal transfer protein TraG N-terminal domain-containing protein: MTTQSYLEYFLVFFGWLLNNAMWNILNGTGLYLLPVVFKIVGIWLKVREEGADEGNKGALVLPRVEHAAYLSFCVIMFCCVPLLPVDVSTIKFDSSRAQQCGFNVPSPQNSGYKALVNDFDGKTAEVPVWWYFVHVISKGTTQAMIASIPCGKQLRQLRFEVQSTKLRDPILLSEIRAFADQCYSRAYFKLKNSNSALSDATINSVGWIGSSYFLNTAGYYDYYTSTEPRSQWPYEASRDSGYPDVGRGGYPTCKQWWSDSTNGLKARVMAGLSDNTRGYLKRNYTQAQAEEIALRWLVSPKNVALSEGGETYATGSAGVGSSGVTGALTQVASSFGLGMKQTEALPGFDAMKQALPMIQALLEMMIVITIPAIVMFSGYEIKTVVTISFALFALIFISFWWELAGWLDDRLITILYSAMMEQGLAGVDAQSSNLPIIDFMTSPRDGWIMNLVLGMMYLVFPTGWVGMLSWTGATVGNIASGIATDGMKHAAQPVKEAGEKGGKEITDKVKSSIGK, translated from the coding sequence ATGACGACACAAAGTTATCTCGAATACTTCCTGGTGTTCTTTGGCTGGCTGCTGAATAACGCCATGTGGAATATCCTGAATGGCACGGGTCTGTATCTGCTGCCAGTGGTGTTCAAGATTGTCGGCATCTGGCTGAAAGTACGTGAAGAAGGTGCAGATGAGGGTAACAAGGGTGCACTGGTCTTGCCGCGAGTAGAGCACGCGGCGTACCTCTCGTTCTGCGTCATTATGTTCTGTTGCGTTCCGCTGCTGCCAGTTGACGTCAGTACCATCAAGTTTGACAGCTCCCGGGCGCAGCAGTGCGGTTTTAATGTTCCGTCACCGCAAAACTCGGGCTATAAGGCCCTGGTGAACGATTTTGACGGCAAGACGGCGGAGGTACCGGTCTGGTGGTACTTCGTGCATGTAATTTCGAAAGGGACGACGCAGGCCATGATCGCGTCGATACCGTGTGGCAAACAGCTTCGGCAACTCCGGTTTGAGGTACAGAGTACCAAGCTGCGTGACCCCATTCTGTTGTCTGAAATCCGGGCGTTTGCCGATCAGTGTTACTCCCGGGCGTATTTCAAGTTGAAGAACAGCAACAGCGCACTGAGTGACGCCACCATCAACTCGGTGGGGTGGATTGGCAGCAGCTATTTCCTCAATACGGCGGGATACTACGATTACTACACCTCAACCGAGCCGCGAAGTCAGTGGCCCTATGAGGCGTCCCGGGACAGCGGTTATCCAGACGTCGGCCGGGGAGGGTATCCCACCTGTAAGCAGTGGTGGTCCGACAGCACCAACGGCCTGAAAGCCAGGGTGATGGCGGGGCTGAGTGACAACACCCGGGGGTACCTGAAGCGCAATTATACTCAGGCACAGGCGGAGGAGATTGCGTTGCGCTGGCTGGTCAGCCCGAAGAACGTGGCGCTATCTGAAGGTGGCGAGACGTATGCAACCGGCAGTGCTGGCGTTGGTTCATCGGGGGTTACCGGTGCATTGACGCAAGTGGCGTCATCGTTTGGTCTGGGGATGAAGCAGACAGAAGCATTGCCCGGGTTTGACGCGATGAAACAGGCGTTACCGATGATCCAGGCGCTGCTGGAGATGATGATTGTCATCACGATTCCAGCGATAGTGATGTTCAGTGGTTATGAAATCAAAACAGTCGTGACGATTTCATTCGCGCTGTTTGCACTGATATTCATCTCGTTCTGGTGGGAGTTAGCTGGCTGGCTGGATGATCGGCTCATCACCATTCTCTACTCAGCGATGATGGAGCAGGGGCTGGCTGGCGTGGATGCTCAAAGCTCAAACCTGCCGATTATCGATTTCATGACCTCTCCGCGTGATGGTTGGATCATGAATCTGGTCTTGGGGATGATGTATCTGGTCTTCCCTACGGGATGGGTGGGGATGTTGAGCTGGACAGGGGCGACGGTAGGGAATATAGCCAGTGGCATAGCCACTGATGGTATGAAACATGCCGCTCAACCAGTTAAAGAGGCTGGTGAAAAAGGTGGTAAAGAAATAACCGATAAAGTCAAATCATCAATAGGTAAGTAG
- a CDS encoding integrating conjugative element protein: MPVMSFAASTPLGTSSSGAISDMMFYSIGGGSVISQPATRNSMTRLGVQGGWSSDLMCGNFDMKTTVGNQLNGMTSGFKDLMSTVIQGATGAVASMPAMIIQRANPSLYEMLTNGILQAGLSFDKAKMRCESLSNRMADFTMGNKWTQAAVAEEFKDIVQSSDGDAVRSEQKLQKATGEEGTTWVGGQKKGGKGQAAIRPTHDLAKAGYNMMNNQPVTSNNTVSASSCNGSVCQKFPNSEQAAEAVVKVLGDRSIRTCRDASQCTSGGSENEPRSSVAGTGFAPMLEDATKVNTEVLSQLVSGTLAPTTENIGKLKTGGLTVTRGVIQSLKDDPDNSALVMRLASELAMSETVETALVMRRMITTGQSEPNAADQPEAMAESDRRIDALDREINALKNEMELRKAISNNSLLTALDRQGLRNTDNRMQQKSGNEDQGFNGLSQKTGE; this comes from the coding sequence ATGCCGGTAATGAGTTTTGCAGCATCTACTCCATTGGGTACATCCAGTTCCGGGGCGATTAGCGACATGATGTTTTACAGCATCGGAGGTGGTTCGGTGATCTCGCAGCCGGCTACACGCAACAGCATGACCCGTCTGGGGGTTCAGGGGGGCTGGTCGAGCGATTTGATGTGCGGCAATTTCGACATGAAAACGACAGTCGGTAACCAGTTAAACGGCATGACCAGCGGTTTCAAAGACCTGATGAGTACTGTGATCCAGGGGGCAACCGGGGCAGTAGCCAGTATGCCAGCGATGATTATTCAGCGCGCCAATCCCAGCCTGTACGAAATGCTGACCAACGGCATTCTGCAGGCGGGGTTGTCATTCGATAAAGCCAAGATGCGCTGTGAAAGCCTGTCCAACCGCATGGCTGATTTTACCATGGGCAACAAATGGACGCAGGCGGCGGTAGCAGAGGAGTTCAAGGACATTGTGCAGTCATCTGACGGTGATGCGGTACGCAGCGAGCAGAAACTGCAAAAGGCGACAGGCGAAGAGGGCACAACCTGGGTCGGTGGCCAGAAAAAAGGTGGCAAAGGTCAGGCAGCCATTCGGCCGACACATGACCTGGCCAAGGCGGGTTACAACATGATGAACAACCAGCCTGTAACCAGCAACAACACGGTATCTGCATCCAGTTGTAACGGCTCTGTCTGCCAGAAGTTTCCCAATTCGGAACAGGCTGCAGAGGCGGTGGTGAAGGTGTTGGGCGATCGTTCGATCCGTACTTGCCGCGATGCCAGCCAGTGTACCAGTGGCGGCAGCGAGAATGAGCCGCGCAGCAGCGTAGCCGGCACCGGATTTGCACCGATGCTGGAAGATGCGACCAAGGTCAATACCGAAGTTCTGTCGCAGCTGGTATCGGGAACACTGGCACCCACCACAGAAAACATCGGCAAGCTGAAGACGGGAGGACTTACGGTGACACGGGGCGTAATTCAGTCACTGAAAGATGACCCGGACAATAGTGCGCTGGTGATGCGACTGGCCAGTGAGCTGGCAATGTCGGAAACGGTGGAGACGGCCCTGGTGATGCGGCGAATGATCACGACGGGGCAATCCGAACCGAATGCGGCAGACCAGCCGGAAGCAATGGCGGAAAGCGATCGTCGTATCGACGCGCTGGATCGCGAGATTAATGCGCTGAAAAACGAGATGGAGCTGCGCAAAGCGATCAGCAACAACAGCCTGCTGACTGCGCTCGATCGCCAGGGGCTGCGTAATACAGACAACCGGATGCAGCAGAAATCCGGGAATGAAGACCAGGGCTTTAACGGTTTGAGCCAGAAGACAGGAGAGTGA
- a CDS encoding TIGR03756 family integrating conjugative element protein, with protein sequence MRMTLKTRRLLMATLLSVSGLTTASVNTAQIVASASSVSCISWRIKGICYWLLCTPFGCSVKTSVRVEHFIPEAVVSAYGNSGDNPWTEMSLVSQSAASAEGGLLGSIAGVVAGGGNQELKAPEAGRKKNLRYLYSDAIGHPATSLIGGMVPGYSCRSAALPLNPYFLSSLDALFWRTSLPESLYPEALIPGQRELGSQTGGNMWGNIYPRSGFVTQQDGYKAAALVAQRTADVITRNGQLHIYQALVGTPSPGYWPPEPVTENTGTTNHKWQALAPQLSMSCAIFPDNVGQASMPYSEQGNYAWALWQPYSCCQRRGQTLLYTTDL encoded by the coding sequence ATGAGGATGACGCTGAAAACCCGCCGATTGTTGATGGCCACCCTGTTGTCTGTCAGCGGGCTGACAACGGCTAGCGTGAATACGGCGCAGATTGTGGCCAGCGCCTCGTCGGTGTCCTGTATCAGTTGGCGGATCAAGGGCATTTGCTACTGGCTGCTCTGCACGCCATTTGGGTGTTCGGTCAAGACGTCAGTCCGCGTTGAGCATTTTATCCCGGAGGCTGTCGTATCGGCTTATGGTAACAGTGGTGATAACCCCTGGACTGAAATGTCGCTGGTCAGCCAGAGCGCGGCATCTGCAGAGGGCGGATTGCTGGGGAGTATCGCCGGCGTTGTTGCTGGCGGCGGCAATCAGGAACTGAAAGCCCCCGAAGCAGGGCGCAAGAAGAACTTGCGCTATCTCTATAGCGATGCGATTGGCCACCCGGCCACGTCATTGATTGGCGGAATGGTACCGGGGTACTCATGCCGTAGTGCCGCGTTGCCGCTCAATCCGTATTTTCTCAGCTCGCTCGATGCGCTGTTCTGGCGAACGTCGTTGCCGGAGTCGCTGTATCCGGAAGCACTCATTCCTGGCCAGCGAGAACTGGGTAGCCAGACGGGCGGGAATATGTGGGGCAACATCTATCCCCGCAGTGGCTTTGTTACCCAGCAGGACGGTTATAAAGCGGCGGCGCTAGTTGCCCAGCGAACGGCCGATGTGATCACCCGAAACGGGCAACTGCATATTTACCAGGCTCTGGTGGGGACACCCAGTCCCGGATATTGGCCACCCGAGCCGGTGACAGAAAATACCGGCACAACCAACCACAAATGGCAGGCTCTGGCACCGCAGTTGTCCATGAGCTGCGCAATCTTTCCGGACAACGTTGGCCAGGCATCGATGCCGTATTCAGAACAAGGCAATTACGCCTGGGCATTATGGCAACCGTACAGCTGCTGCCAGCGCCGCGGACAAACCCTCCTTTACACCACTGACCTTTGA
- a CDS encoding TIGR03757 family integrating conjugative element protein, with product MFRFVYLTALLLPAGTFAGTVIYTDSAHPVIPGSSAAQVVYLDAPDKIQADLFTGLSADPQQAEARARAVLTSPEFRQRQADLSSAFAGVIKAWQLQLQRYPAVVFDDTYVVYGTTDVDLASARLSNWQEVRR from the coding sequence ATGTTCAGATTTGTTTATCTGACCGCGCTGTTGCTGCCAGCCGGTACGTTCGCCGGCACAGTCATTTATACCGACAGCGCTCACCCTGTTATACCTGGCTCATCCGCCGCCCAGGTGGTCTACCTGGATGCTCCCGATAAAATTCAGGCTGATTTGTTTACCGGGTTGTCTGCCGATCCACAACAAGCAGAAGCTCGCGCCCGGGCAGTGTTGACGTCGCCTGAATTCAGGCAGCGGCAGGCTGATCTATCGTCGGCGTTCGCCGGCGTGATCAAGGCCTGGCAACTGCAGCTGCAGCGTTATCCCGCTGTCGTCTTTGACGATACCTATGTTGTCTATGGCACTACCGACGTCGATCTGGCCAGTGCTCGCCTGAGCAACTGGCAGGAGGTGCGCCGATGA
- a CDS encoding restriction endonuclease: MGRRSGFEGFIRATTRAVAAAERERKRSERNHFAEVRRLEREAKRENAQILRLHKATEKAAKVAYLEGRLDEVSDLNAELEEVIIALSTLLEHTLEFDDSIDFSALKKTPQFDDFKTPRHLLPEAEPELKVVNVPPAWKMIFPWVKKKYQRELRSSEEIFTRRKEEYLRKVSNQKTELDSLVEEYQKNRTAYFEEIKKQHEEVNQFELDYLECVPESVLAYCEMVLTRSEYPEVGFPQSFRLAYLPENQELVVEYSLPEISIVPSQLEYKYIKTRDTIEAKARKPNEIKELYRNIIAAITLRTLHELFEADKASALTSVLFNGVIETIDPTSGHDIIVTLVSARAHKDDFMQINLERVEKIACLRSLGAQVSGRPDELQAVKPILEFDMVDNRFIDQGDALSSLETRPNLMELSPSEFEVLVSNLFTQMGLDTKLTRGTKDGGVDAVAFDTRPILGGKVVIQAKRYKDTVGVSAVRDLYGTMMNEGANKGILVCTSQYGKDAYRFCEDKPIELIDGGGLLYLLKEHAGVSARINPNF, translated from the coding sequence ATGGGACGCAGATCGGGATTTGAAGGTTTTATTCGCGCGACAACTAGAGCGGTAGCAGCGGCGGAGCGCGAGCGGAAGAGGTCAGAGAGAAATCACTTTGCTGAGGTTCGACGTTTAGAACGTGAAGCTAAAAGAGAAAACGCACAGATATTACGTTTGCACAAAGCGACAGAAAAAGCTGCTAAAGTCGCGTACTTAGAAGGGCGACTGGATGAGGTGTCCGACCTGAACGCTGAGTTGGAAGAGGTTATCATTGCCCTTTCAACTTTACTTGAACATACTCTTGAGTTTGATGATTCGATAGATTTCTCCGCTTTAAAGAAAACACCTCAGTTCGACGATTTCAAAACGCCTAGGCACTTATTACCTGAGGCAGAGCCTGAACTGAAAGTTGTGAATGTTCCTCCTGCATGGAAAATGATTTTCCCGTGGGTGAAAAAAAAGTATCAACGGGAATTACGAAGTTCCGAAGAGATTTTTACTAGAAGAAAAGAAGAATATCTGCGAAAGGTTTCTAACCAGAAGACTGAGTTGGATTCATTGGTTGAAGAATATCAAAAGAATAGAACAGCCTATTTCGAAGAAATTAAAAAGCAGCATGAAGAAGTTAATCAGTTTGAACTAGACTATCTGGAATGTGTTCCTGAAAGCGTGCTAGCTTATTGTGAAATGGTTTTGACACGTTCTGAATATCCAGAAGTCGGTTTTCCTCAATCATTTAGGCTCGCATACTTACCTGAAAATCAAGAGTTGGTAGTTGAATATAGTTTGCCAGAGATATCTATTGTCCCAAGCCAGCTTGAGTATAAGTATATTAAGACAAGAGATACGATTGAGGCAAAGGCTAGAAAGCCTAACGAAATAAAAGAACTTTATCGAAATATAATTGCAGCAATTACACTTCGAACTTTGCATGAACTGTTCGAAGCAGATAAGGCCTCAGCTTTAACATCTGTTCTTTTTAACGGTGTTATCGAGACTATTGATCCAACCAGCGGCCATGACATCATCGTTACTTTGGTTTCAGCGCGAGCACATAAAGATGATTTTATGCAAATCAACCTTGAGCGAGTTGAAAAAATTGCATGTCTCCGAAGTCTCGGTGCTCAAGTTTCAGGACGGCCTGATGAACTCCAGGCAGTCAAGCCCATTCTTGAGTTTGATATGGTTGATAACCGTTTCATTGATCAAGGTGACGCTCTTTCTAGCCTTGAAACTCGCCCAAACCTTATGGAGCTTTCTCCATCTGAGTTTGAAGTTTTGGTTTCAAACCTGTTTACGCAAATGGGATTAGATACGAAACTTACCAGGGGCACAAAAGACGGTGGTGTTGATGCGGTCGCATTTGATACACGTCCAATTCTGGGAGGTAAAGTTGTTATTCAAGCCAAAAGATATAAAGACACGGTCGGTGTTAGCGCCGTCAGAGACCTGTACGGTACAATGATGAATGAGGGTGCGAATAAAGGGATTTTGGTCTGTACCAGCCAGTACGGCAAAGACGCTTATCGGTTTTGTGAGGATAAACCCATAGAACTCATTGATGGTGGAGGTCTTCTTTATCTCTTAAAGGAGCACGCCGGCGTATCAGCCCGTATTAATCCAAATTTTTAA
- a CDS encoding conjugative transfer ATPase, whose amino-acid sequence MFSLFRSKVNVRPQYQEGDGPFAVAGREPLHRDGTLTHRDEQRLYDTAPSIIDFMPYAEYLPQERCILLDDGVSVGAVYEVIPIGTEGRPAERLDEIRDTVEDALQDSLPELDSHQWVVQFYCQDETDVTEYIDRLRGYVKPWAEGTAFTKAWLAESERHMKSISVEKGLFEDKIVTGAPWRGQARRTRMVIYRYVETPVRDQMSPVVMLNQVCDRVTSALAGASIKCHRQNGEQIHGWLLRWFNPNPRWVAPDALYRSAHHDDGGPGSLPLMNDFSESLWYTRPRSDAERGIWWFDDIAHKAVPVEALRRVPQTGHLTGEVRRGDNVNALMDLMPQGSMLVMTLIVQPQDVLEEQFNKLGRDAMGENVDSARAREDAQTAKAYLGERHKLYRAAITFLLRAPDIDTLSKRQLDLNSKLLNNGMKPVNPEHDVAPLNGYLRALPMAFNPELDKQHWYSRLMFVQHFACMLPVFGRDTGTGNPGLSFFNRGGAPLTFDPMNKADRTQNAHLLLFGPTGSGKSATLCSGLSQTMALHRPRLFLLEAGNSFGLYGDYCESLGLTVNKISIKPGKGVSLAPFADSHLLLEAAPNTLITDEDKLPELDEIKDDDGDDERDVLGEMEIAARLMVTGGEAAEELRMTRADRGMLREAILIAAHAAHDEQTQMLPEHLMKALESIARDNSRDSEGRERRTAARRARAEEMSEALRMFTEGFEGELFNRPGIPWPESDVTIIDLGTLAREGYEAQMAVAVIALINTVNNIAERDQYLDREIVMVIDEAHIVTTNPLLSPYVTKVVKMWRKLGAWLWLATQNLKDYPSVSEKMLNMAEWWLCLTMPPDEVEQIARFKTLTAEQKAMLLSATKLPRCYTEGVVLSTRVQALFRSVPPSLYLALGMTEKEEKAERRELMQQFNCSELEAAFRVAKRLDVARGILSERAEIL is encoded by the coding sequence ATGTTTTCCTTATTCCGCTCTAAAGTGAACGTGCGTCCTCAATATCAGGAGGGCGACGGCCCTTTTGCCGTTGCCGGCCGTGAGCCGTTACACAGAGATGGTACGCTGACTCATCGCGATGAGCAGCGGTTATACGACACAGCTCCATCGATCATTGATTTCATGCCGTATGCAGAATATTTGCCCCAGGAGCGCTGTATTCTGCTGGATGACGGCGTGTCGGTGGGGGCGGTATATGAAGTGATACCGATAGGGACTGAAGGGCGCCCGGCAGAACGGCTGGATGAGATCCGCGATACCGTAGAGGACGCGCTGCAGGACAGCCTGCCGGAGCTGGATAGTCATCAGTGGGTGGTCCAGTTTTACTGTCAGGATGAGACTGACGTAACTGAGTACATTGACCGGCTGCGGGGGTATGTCAAACCCTGGGCAGAAGGAACGGCGTTTACGAAAGCCTGGCTCGCTGAGTCCGAACGGCATATGAAGAGCATTTCGGTCGAAAAAGGGTTGTTTGAAGACAAGATTGTAACAGGGGCCCCCTGGCGGGGGCAGGCTCGTCGTACCCGCATGGTGATCTACCGGTATGTTGAAACGCCGGTTCGTGATCAGATGTCACCTGTGGTGATGCTGAATCAGGTGTGTGACAGGGTGACGTCGGCACTGGCCGGAGCCAGTATCAAATGTCATCGGCAGAATGGTGAGCAGATCCACGGCTGGCTGCTGCGCTGGTTCAATCCTAATCCCAGGTGGGTAGCACCGGACGCACTCTACCGCTCAGCCCACCATGACGATGGTGGGCCAGGTTCGTTGCCGCTGATGAACGATTTTAGCGAATCGTTATGGTACACCCGCCCCAGGAGCGACGCTGAACGGGGGATCTGGTGGTTTGACGACATTGCACACAAGGCTGTGCCGGTGGAGGCGCTGCGTCGGGTGCCACAGACCGGGCATCTGACCGGGGAAGTGCGGCGAGGCGATAACGTCAACGCGCTAATGGATTTGATGCCCCAGGGTTCGATGCTGGTCATGACGCTGATTGTGCAGCCACAGGACGTGCTGGAAGAACAGTTTAACAAATTAGGTCGTGATGCGATGGGTGAGAACGTCGATTCGGCCCGGGCACGTGAGGACGCTCAAACAGCCAAAGCCTATCTGGGTGAACGTCACAAACTGTATCGAGCGGCGATAACATTTTTGCTGCGGGCTCCTGACATCGATACATTGTCAAAACGCCAGTTAGATCTGAACAGTAAGCTGCTGAACAACGGTATGAAGCCGGTCAATCCGGAGCACGATGTCGCGCCGCTGAATGGATACCTCCGCGCGCTGCCGATGGCCTTTAATCCGGAGTTGGACAAGCAACACTGGTATAGTCGGCTGATGTTCGTGCAGCATTTTGCGTGCATGTTACCGGTCTTCGGTCGAGATACAGGCACTGGCAATCCTGGACTCAGTTTTTTCAATCGGGGCGGGGCACCGCTGACATTTGACCCGATGAACAAGGCGGATCGTACTCAGAATGCGCATTTGTTGTTGTTTGGCCCAACAGGGTCGGGAAAGTCGGCAACGCTCTGTAGCGGTTTGTCCCAGACGATGGCACTCCACCGTCCCAGGCTGTTCCTGTTGGAAGCGGGTAATTCCTTCGGGCTTTATGGCGACTATTGCGAGTCATTAGGGCTGACTGTCAATAAAATCAGTATCAAGCCGGGGAAAGGCGTTTCGTTAGCGCCGTTTGCTGATTCGCATTTGTTGCTGGAGGCAGCACCCAACACGTTAATTACTGACGAAGATAAACTTCCTGAACTGGATGAAATCAAGGATGACGACGGTGACGATGAACGCGATGTTCTGGGGGAAATGGAGATCGCCGCACGCCTGATGGTTACTGGTGGAGAGGCGGCAGAAGAACTGCGGATGACACGGGCAGATCGCGGGATGCTGCGTGAAGCCATTCTGATAGCTGCTCATGCCGCTCACGATGAGCAAACCCAGATGTTGCCTGAGCATCTGATGAAAGCCCTGGAGTCCATTGCTCGCGACAATAGCCGGGACAGTGAAGGTCGGGAGCGTCGAACGGCGGCGCGTCGTGCCAGGGCGGAAGAAATGTCTGAGGCCCTTCGAATGTTCACCGAAGGGTTTGAAGGTGAGTTGTTCAATCGTCCAGGCATACCTTGGCCGGAGTCGGATGTCACCATTATTGATTTGGGCACGCTGGCACGTGAAGGGTATGAGGCGCAGATGGCTGTTGCGGTGATTGCACTGATTAATACCGTCAACAATATTGCTGAACGTGATCAGTACCTGGATCGGGAAATAGTCATGGTGATCGACGAGGCGCATATCGTGACCACCAATCCCTTGTTGTCGCCGTATGTCACCAAGGTGGTGAAAATGTGGCGTAAGCTCGGCGCCTGGCTGTGGCTGGCGACACAGAACCTGAAGGATTATCCCAGTGTATCCGAAAAAATGCTCAACATGGCGGAGTGGTGGTTGTGCCTGACCATGCCGCCGGATGAAGTGGAACAAATAGCGCGTTTCAAGACGCTGACTGCAGAGCAGAAAGCGATGTTGCTGTCAGCTACGAAGCTGCCTCGATGTTATACCGAAGGCGTTGTGCTCTCAACGCGTGTGCAGGCACTCTTCCGGTCTGTGCCGCCCAGTCTCTATCTGGCTCTCGGGATGACAGAAAAAGAGGAGAAGGCTGAGCGCCGGGAACTGATGCAGCAGTTTAACTGCAGTGAACTGGAAGCTGCGTTCCGGGTGGCGAAGCGCCTGGATGTAGCACGTGGCATACTCTCTGAACGGGCTGAAATACTATGA
- a CDS encoding TIGR03751 family conjugal transfer lipoprotein, protein MTEKKRMVLVLSVFLLAGCSTSKDAMLPPGDSNMLELWRNGAGSGTASPSAGDGRSVLRRGLSERDRTQLQQESDSYSRTQENEIQQTFPRLPNPDLVMYVFPHLAEGTTPVPGYSTVFPFYSQIQYALPGERLGDL, encoded by the coding sequence ATGACGGAAAAGAAACGTATGGTATTAGTATTATCGGTTTTTTTGCTTGCTGGATGCAGTACCAGCAAGGACGCCATGCTACCGCCAGGGGACAGCAATATGCTGGAGTTGTGGCGTAACGGTGCCGGTTCGGGGACTGCCTCACCATCTGCCGGCGATGGTCGGAGCGTGTTGCGTCGAGGGCTCTCTGAACGTGATCGCACTCAACTGCAACAGGAGTCAGACAGCTACAGTCGTACCCAGGAGAACGAGATCCAGCAGACGTTTCCTCGGTTACCCAATCCTGACCTGGTCATGTACGTGTTCCCTCATCTTGCCGAAGGCACTACCCCGGTTCCGGGGTACAGCACGGTGTTCCCGTTCTACTCTCAGATCCAATACGCATTGCCGGGCGAGCGGCTGGGGGACCTGTAA